In Herpetosiphonaceae bacterium, the DNA window GAGCAGCAGCCACTGCCGCAGGCTGCGCGCATCGCGGGTGCGCAGCCAGTACCACAGGAAGAGCGTCGTAGCGAACAGGCCAGCCGTGTGCGACCACGGCGGCGAGATGTACATGTAGAAGATCAGCGGCGATGCCAGCCAGCAGACCAGCACGGCGGCGGTAGCGGCCCAAACCCCGGCGTAGCGTCGTGCAATCCCGTAGGCGAGCAGCAATCCGAGCAGGCCATACACGACTGAGGCAAAGCAGACCGCCCAGATATAGGGCGCGCTATAGCCGTCCGCCGCCACGCTGCTGCCCAGCGCCCGCGCCACGAGCACGCCGCCATGCGCCAGCAAAAACGCCGGTGCCCACAGGATCGCCGCTCCGACTGGAGCGACGTTGATCGGCTTGCCAGTGGTGGGATCGCGCTTGTCGAGAAGGCCGCCCTGGATGCCAGCCTCAGGATTAAGCGCGTGGAAGCGGGCGTAGTCGTTCGTGAAGTCGAGATCGCCGTCGAAGAAGAGCGAGCGTAGATAGACGTAATACTCGACCGAGTCGACGGCGTAGATGCGCGGCGTGAACAGCGGCAGCAGCAGCGCAAAGACTACGATCAAAACGAGCAGACCGCGATCCCATCGGCGAGCACGGTCATAGCTAAGCGGCACGGGTCGTGTTGTCACCATGATCGCGTATTGTACCGTCTCCTATGATACTTGGGCAACATAGGACACCCTTGGTTTGGCATAGCTCATTGGCTGCGTCTTTTTAGTAGATGAAAGTAGCATCCAGTAACCCTAACTATCCGCGCGCTGTGGGCACAATAGAGGCGATATGTATAGATGTTTCCTATGCATTGAGGTGAAAGTGTTATACAGTTCTTATTGACAGATGGGAATATCTCTGGTATCTTTGTGTAAGAAATCACTCCTCTGTATGCGAAAGTCGGCTGTTACATGCCGTGTGCCCCTCAGACGGGACTAGCTACAGAGGTGTGATTTTTTCTACGTCAAAAAGATGTTTTCTATCATACCAGTTGCGATGTGGTTTGTTACGATCGTAAAGATCTCCTACTACACTCACCTTGTGTCGTATCGTGTTAAAGTAGTTCATATCTCGTGATGTATATGCTTGATATACTGCCCAGTTGATATAATCGATCACACTAAGACAAGGCTCGTGCGACGGTGTTTGAGCTTGCACCATAAACCTTGTTGGTGTTGCTGGCCCGGAGTATTGTTCAAACTTAGCCCGCCCCTTTTCGATGGCTGCAGTTAGAGGTGCCTGTCGTGCTCGTGATTGTCGTTTCGCAAAATAGATATGATTTTCCTCATTAAGATGCAGGACATCTCGGAAGAGACATGATACAACATGGTCATAAAAAGCGTTTTGATTACGTTGATCATACTCGATAAATATCTGCTCTATTTTCCGTGCAAC includes these proteins:
- a CDS encoding DUF3800 domain-containing protein translates to MKKPKPGRVWYFVDEAGDPTFYSKRGQLIVGQPGCSPILILGFIQTSDPEPIRKAVRELQQQVINDPYFHGRRSLKQTAVAFHANNDLFEIRYLFFKLIASLDFRAKLIVARKIEQIFIEYDQRNQNAFYDHVVSCLFRDVLHLNEENHIYFAKRQSRARQAPLTAAIEKGRAKFEQYSGPATPTRFMVQAQTPSHEPCLSVIDYINWAVYQAYTSRDMNYFNTIRHKVSVVGDLYDRNKPHRNWYDRKHLFDVEKITPL